In a single window of the Streptomyces sp. NBC_00353 genome:
- a CDS encoding FAD-binding protein, which yields MTPAEKNWAGNITFGARRLRTPGSEAELQEIVATGTKVRALGTRHSFSTVADTAGDLVSVAGLPRTVDIDREAGTVTVSAGLRFGEFADELHRNGFALHNLGSLPHISVAGACATGTHGSGVGNTSLAGAVRALDMVTADGTTARLARGDADFPGAVVALGALGVVTRLTLDLVPAFDVQQWVYEDLPQARIGDRAGFDEVMSAAYSVSLFTDWRGGPVNQVWLKQRVGADGPAEAPAEWLGARLADGPRHPIQGMPAENCTRQQGVPGAWHKRLPHFRLEFTPSNGDELQSEYFVARSDAAAAFAALDRLRDRIAPLLQIGEIRTVARDDLWLSPASRTDAVAFHFTWVQDIAAVTPVLGAIEEALAPFGARPHWGKVFTTAPETLRTLYPQYADFEKLMTRSDPTGKFRNDFLDRRFPQ from the coding sequence GTGACTCCCGCGGAGAAGAACTGGGCCGGAAACATCACCTTCGGAGCGCGGCGGCTGCGTACCCCCGGCTCGGAGGCCGAGCTGCAGGAGATCGTCGCGACCGGCACAAAGGTACGGGCGCTGGGCACCCGGCACTCCTTCAGCACCGTCGCCGACACGGCCGGAGACCTTGTGTCGGTGGCCGGACTGCCCCGCACGGTCGACATCGACCGGGAGGCGGGGACGGTCACCGTCAGCGCGGGACTGCGCTTCGGGGAGTTCGCCGATGAACTCCACCGGAACGGCTTCGCCCTGCACAACCTGGGTTCGCTGCCGCACATCTCGGTGGCCGGCGCCTGCGCGACCGGAACGCACGGCTCCGGCGTGGGCAACACCTCGCTGGCCGGTGCGGTCCGGGCGCTGGACATGGTCACGGCGGACGGGACCACCGCGCGGCTGGCCCGCGGCGACGCGGACTTCCCCGGAGCTGTGGTCGCCCTGGGCGCCCTCGGCGTGGTGACCCGGCTGACGCTGGACCTGGTGCCCGCCTTCGACGTACAGCAGTGGGTCTACGAGGATCTGCCGCAGGCCCGGATCGGCGACCGGGCCGGATTCGACGAGGTGATGTCGGCCGCGTACAGCGTCAGCCTCTTCACCGACTGGCGGGGCGGCCCCGTCAACCAGGTCTGGCTCAAGCAGCGGGTGGGTGCGGACGGGCCGGCGGAGGCGCCGGCCGAGTGGCTCGGCGCGAGGCTCGCGGACGGTCCGCGCCACCCGATCCAGGGCATGCCGGCCGAGAACTGTACGCGGCAGCAGGGTGTTCCCGGCGCATGGCACAAGCGTCTGCCGCACTTCCGGCTGGAGTTCACCCCGAGCAACGGGGACGAGCTGCAGTCGGAGTACTTCGTGGCACGGAGCGACGCCGCAGCAGCCTTCGCGGCGCTCGACCGGCTCCGGGACCGGATCGCCCCGCTGCTGCAGATCGGCGAGATCCGCACCGTGGCCCGCGACGACCTGTGGCTGAGCCCCGCGAGCAGGACCGACGCGGTGGCGTTCCACTTCACCTGGGTGCAGGACATCGCCGCCGTCACGCCGGTGCTCGGGGCGATCGAGGAGGCACTGGCACCGTTCGGCGCCCGCCCGCACTGGGGCAAGGTGTTCACCACCGCACCCGAGACGCTGCGCACGCTGTACCCGCAGTACGCCGACTTCGAGAAGCTGATGACCAGGTCCGACCCGACGGGCAAGTTCCGGAACGACTTCCTGGACCGCCGCTTTCCGCAGTGA
- a CDS encoding MASE1 domain-containing protein → MIRSEETRRTASAVLRILVVAAGYYGAGQIGLLRKVTVHGATVTPLWPSTGIALGCLLYLGIGVWPGITLGSLLNIVTLSDTVMLSDWGIMMSSTAAPVCSYLMLRRFGFRMELDRLRDGVVLVFLGAMAGMLISATAGTVLFVLDGKLPAGHFWPVWAAWWSGDAMGVLVVTPLMLVMRKARLPRADDRWLEATALAVVSVVVSLVATRSELSMLYLVFPLLIWAALRFQLAGSAPCALLVSVLAIIAGGEAVGPFAGHTVLEVMLNLAVLNGSVALTGLLLAAIVTEKMDIRRRIEQACVELADVVDHLAPGRSATAWPSRSKDRRDGH, encoded by the coding sequence GTGATCCGCAGCGAGGAAACCAGACGTACGGCGTCAGCTGTGCTCCGCATCCTGGTCGTCGCCGCCGGCTACTACGGGGCAGGACAGATCGGTCTGCTGAGAAAGGTGACCGTCCACGGCGCCACGGTCACCCCGCTCTGGCCGTCGACGGGAATCGCTCTGGGCTGCCTGTTGTACCTCGGCATCGGCGTCTGGCCCGGCATCACCCTCGGCTCCCTGCTCAACATCGTCACGCTCTCCGACACGGTCATGCTCTCCGACTGGGGGATCATGATGAGCAGTACCGCGGCGCCCGTCTGCTCGTACCTCATGCTCCGCAGATTCGGGTTCCGGATGGAGCTGGACCGGTTGCGCGACGGCGTCGTCCTGGTCTTCCTCGGCGCGATGGCCGGAATGCTGATCAGCGCGACCGCCGGCACCGTGCTCTTCGTACTCGACGGCAAGCTGCCCGCAGGCCATTTCTGGCCGGTATGGGCGGCGTGGTGGTCGGGGGACGCCATGGGGGTGCTCGTGGTCACCCCGCTGATGCTCGTCATGCGCAAGGCGCGGCTGCCCCGGGCCGACGACAGATGGCTGGAGGCGACCGCACTGGCGGTCGTCTCCGTCGTGGTCTCACTGGTGGCCACGCGGAGCGAACTGTCGATGCTCTATCTGGTGTTCCCGCTGCTCATCTGGGCCGCCCTGCGCTTCCAGCTGGCGGGTAGCGCGCCCTGTGCGCTGCTGGTGTCCGTCCTGGCAATCATCGCGGGAGGGGAGGCGGTGGGTCCGTTCGCCGGGCACACCGTCCTCGAGGTGATGCTGAACCTGGCGGTCCTGAATGGTTCCGTGGCGCTGACCGGGCTGCTGCTGGCGGCGATCGTCACCGAGAAGATGGACATCCGGCGCCGGATCGAGCAGGCCTGTGTGGAGCTGGCCGACGTGGTGGACCATCTCGCGCCGGGCAGATCGGCGACCGCGTGGCCGTCGCGGTCCAAGGACAGACGCGACGGCCACTGA
- a CDS encoding PP2C family protein-serine/threonine phosphatase yields MNRRRPHRSASAEELLTTLQQLTARARHEVQLHQARVELAEALQRELLPACLPSLPGLQTAARYAPARSGLDIGGDWYDGFPLPDGTLGFAIGDVQGHDVEAAAFMGQIRIGMRAIAATTADPGEIVGRTNDLLLSIDSTLLATCTFVRFDPHAGELCTARAGHVAAVWATTDGRSGITQDAGGLPLGVGAAEKYPVSRHPLTAPGAFVLVTDGVVEGPSFPIDEGLDAVVRLVAARASASAEALADEVMHTAERTGHQDDAAVLVLRHKGFARSG; encoded by the coding sequence ATGAACCGGCGTCGTCCTCACCGTTCCGCGAGTGCCGAGGAGCTGCTCACCACGCTGCAGCAACTCACCGCTCGGGCACGTCACGAGGTCCAGCTGCATCAGGCTCGGGTGGAGCTGGCCGAGGCGCTGCAGCGGGAACTGCTTCCCGCCTGCCTCCCCTCGCTCCCGGGGCTGCAGACTGCCGCCCGCTACGCACCGGCCCGCAGCGGACTGGACATCGGTGGCGACTGGTATGACGGCTTTCCACTGCCGGACGGCACACTCGGATTCGCCATCGGGGACGTACAGGGCCATGACGTCGAGGCCGCCGCGTTCATGGGGCAGATCCGGATCGGCATGCGGGCGATCGCCGCCACCACCGCCGATCCGGGCGAGATCGTCGGCCGGACGAACGATCTGCTGCTGTCCATCGATTCCACCCTCCTGGCGACCTGCACCTTCGTCCGTTTCGACCCGCACGCCGGGGAACTGTGCACGGCTCGGGCCGGACATGTGGCCGCCGTCTGGGCCACGACCGACGGACGGTCGGGCATCACACAGGACGCGGGCGGACTGCCGCTGGGTGTCGGTGCGGCGGAGAAGTATCCGGTCAGCCGGCACCCGCTGACCGCCCCGGGGGCGTTCGTGCTCGTCACGGACGGAGTCGTCGAAGGGCCCTCGTTCCCGATCGACGAGGGGCTGGACGCGGTGGTGCGACTGGTGGCCGCCCGGGCCTCGGCGTCGGCCGAGGCGCTGGCCGACGAGGTGATGCACACGGCGGAGCGCACCGGTCACCAGGACGACGCGGCCGTCCTGGTCCTGCGCCACAAAGGCTTCGCCCGCTCCGGGTGA
- a CDS encoding DUF1876 domain-containing protein, whose product MTRTLEWNVHLDLSEENGTTKAEAVLDTGSEKLMGHGVARCNPQDVDIPTIGDELAASRAMKDVAGQLMRAADREMEAVGAGPTKGPLGKPYAWTDVTS is encoded by the coding sequence ATGACACGCACGCTGGAGTGGAATGTCCACCTCGATCTCTCCGAGGAGAACGGTACGACCAAGGCCGAAGCCGTGCTGGACACCGGTTCGGAGAAACTCATGGGCCACGGGGTCGCCCGCTGCAACCCGCAGGACGTGGACATCCCCACCATCGGTGACGAACTCGCGGCGAGCCGTGCCATGAAGGATGTCGCGGGTCAGCTGATGAGAGCGGCCGATCGCGAAATGGAGGCGGTGGGCGCCGGACCCACGAAGGGGCCCCTGGGCAAGCCGTACGCCTGGACGGATGTGACGAGCTGA
- a CDS encoding XdhC/CoxI family protein — MREILPALSRWYASGEPFGLATVVHVTRSAPRGPGAAMAVGPGDEVVGSVSGGCVEGAVFDLATEVVETGRAQLRTFGYSDEDAFAVGLTCGGEITLLVRPVSAATDPAFGAVATSVAEHRPVVVATVTDGPAPRGAALAVWPDTVSGSLGTSGLDAAVTADARGELAQGATGLRHYGPRGERREDDVTVFLHSFAPPPRMLVFGAIDFAAAVARIGAFLGYRVTVCDARPVFADPRRFPDGAEVVVDWPHRYLHSTDTDERTVMCVLTHDPKFDVPLLEVALRSPAAYIGVMGSRRTHEDRLARLRETGLGETELARLRSPIGLDLGARTPEEVAVSIAAEIVALRWGGTGAPLAETAGAIHRPRPKSV; from the coding sequence ATGCGTGAGATCCTCCCGGCGCTGAGCCGCTGGTACGCCTCCGGAGAGCCGTTCGGGCTCGCCACCGTCGTCCATGTCACCCGCAGCGCGCCCCGCGGCCCGGGCGCGGCGATGGCGGTGGGCCCCGGTGACGAAGTCGTGGGCAGCGTCTCCGGCGGCTGTGTCGAGGGAGCCGTCTTCGACCTGGCCACGGAGGTCGTCGAGACCGGCCGGGCGCAACTGCGAACCTTCGGCTACAGCGACGAGGACGCGTTCGCCGTCGGGCTCACCTGCGGCGGAGAGATCACCCTCCTCGTACGCCCTGTTTCGGCCGCGACCGACCCCGCGTTCGGCGCGGTCGCCACGTCGGTCGCCGAACACCGTCCGGTGGTGGTGGCCACCGTGACCGACGGCCCCGCCCCGCGCGGCGCCGCGCTCGCCGTATGGCCGGACACCGTGTCCGGTTCGCTCGGAACCAGCGGCCTCGACGCGGCGGTCACCGCCGACGCACGGGGCGAGCTGGCCCAAGGGGCAACGGGCCTGCGCCACTACGGTCCGCGCGGCGAGCGCCGTGAGGACGACGTCACGGTGTTCCTGCACTCGTTCGCCCCGCCCCCGCGCATGCTCGTCTTCGGTGCGATCGACTTCGCCGCGGCGGTCGCCCGGATCGGTGCGTTCCTCGGCTACCGGGTCACCGTCTGCGACGCACGCCCGGTCTTCGCCGACCCCCGGCGGTTCCCGGACGGTGCGGAGGTGGTCGTCGACTGGCCGCACCGCTATCTGCATTCCACGGACACCGATGAGCGGACCGTCATGTGTGTGCTCACGCACGACCCGAAGTTCGACGTCCCCTTGTTGGAGGTGGCCCTGCGCTCCCCGGCCGCGTACATCGGCGTCATGGGCAGCCGTCGTACTCACGAGGACCGTCTGGCGCGGCTGCGGGAGACCGGCCTGGGCGAGACGGAACTGGCGAGACTGCGCTCGCCCATCGGCCTCGATCTCGGCGCCCGCACCCCCGAGGAGGTGGCCGTCTCGATCGCGGCGGAGATCGTCGCACTGCGCTGGGGCGGCACCGGCGCTCCCCTCGCCGAGACTGCCGGGGCGATCCACCGGCCGCGACCGAAGTCCGTGTGA
- a CDS encoding pectate lyase → MRTGNQHARRRGGRAAASFIAVVSLIAAALTTLFATGSATAAPAAGSYSLSNAGSGLCLEVPGSGTSDGVQLVQNTCTGAAQQTWRLTASGSGYSLAASHSGKCAGVRDASTSAGKAVEQQTCSGASSQVWTLAPISGNTYQVVNTNGGKCLNTKDSSTAVGAAVQQNSCDSVTSKRWTFTAAGSVPTDPPTTPPTTPPTTPPTAPGAPPAWPTATGSQAVAATIEVSGTYDGGLKRFYGSGDLGSGGQDEDQPAMFELADGATLQNVVLGAPAADGVHCLGACTLKNVWWEDVGEDAATFLGSSSSLVRTVDGGGARLADDKVFQHNGAGTLIIKNFRVEDFGKLYRSCGNCSTMYGRHVQVQNVWVTSPGDSIVGINTNYGDTARFSGITIYDDADADIDICTKYKGVTSGEPTEIGTGADGINCIYSPSDITYAD, encoded by the coding sequence GTGCGCACAGGGAATCAGCATGCCAGACGGCGGGGCGGCCGGGCAGCCGCCTCGTTCATCGCGGTCGTCTCACTGATCGCCGCGGCCCTCACAACACTGTTCGCCACCGGCTCGGCCACAGCCGCCCCGGCAGCAGGCTCGTACAGCCTGTCGAACGCCGGCAGCGGACTGTGTCTGGAGGTTCCGGGCTCCGGAACCTCCGACGGCGTCCAGCTCGTCCAGAACACCTGCACCGGCGCCGCCCAGCAGACGTGGCGGCTCACGGCCTCCGGCAGCGGCTACAGTCTGGCCGCCTCGCACAGCGGCAAGTGTGCCGGGGTGCGTGACGCATCCACCAGTGCGGGCAAAGCGGTCGAGCAGCAGACCTGCAGCGGCGCCTCCAGTCAGGTGTGGACGCTCGCTCCGATCAGCGGCAACACCTACCAGGTCGTCAACACCAACGGCGGCAAGTGCCTCAACACCAAGGACAGTTCGACCGCTGTCGGCGCCGCGGTCCAGCAGAACTCCTGCGACTCGGTGACCAGCAAGCGCTGGACCTTCACCGCAGCGGGCTCGGTCCCCACCGATCCGCCGACGACTCCCCCGACCACTCCGCCCACCACTCCGCCTACCGCCCCCGGGGCTCCGCCCGCATGGCCCACGGCCACCGGCAGTCAGGCCGTGGCAGCGACCATCGAGGTGTCCGGTACCTACGACGGCGGCCTGAAGCGCTTCTACGGCAGCGGTGACCTGGGCAGCGGCGGCCAGGACGAGGACCAGCCGGCCATGTTCGAACTGGCGGACGGTGCCACGCTGCAGAACGTCGTCCTCGGCGCCCCGGCCGCCGACGGCGTCCACTGCCTCGGCGCCTGCACGCTCAAGAACGTGTGGTGGGAGGATGTGGGCGAGGACGCCGCAACATTTCTCGGCAGCTCCTCGTCGCTGGTCCGCACGGTCGACGGCGGCGGCGCGAGACTGGCGGACGACAAGGTGTTCCAGCACAACGGCGCCGGCACCCTGATCATCAAGAACTTCCGGGTCGAGGACTTCGGCAAGCTGTACCGCTCGTGCGGCAACTGCTCCACGATGTACGGCCGGCACGTCCAGGTGCAGAACGTCTGGGTCACCTCGCCGGGTGACAGCATCGTGGGCATCAACACCAACTACGGTGACACGGCCCGGTTCTCCGGCATCACGATCTATGACGACGCCGATGCCGATATCGACATCTGCACCAAGTACAAGGGTGTGACGAGCGGCGAGCCCACCGAGATCGGTACCGGAGCGGATGGCATCAACTGCATCTACTCCCCCTCGGACATCACCTACGCCGACTGA
- a CDS encoding DUF6629 family protein, which yields MCWSATADLVAGSGIAAIGVVCVARTRRSRDLPLAALPLLLGAHQIIESFIWRTGGGTGPATVAWAVIALPLLALWVPSAVLSAAPPGARRRLMLPVVVGAATAASLAYRLATRPVTAEIRGHTLGYVLDLPRSELLVTGYLVATVGSLLLAGDRLLRLLGFLVAVGAAICATLWRLEFISTWCAFAAVCSVVLLGWTHRRPVTARTPMPHR from the coding sequence ATGTGCTGGAGTGCGACTGCCGATCTGGTGGCCGGTTCCGGCATCGCCGCGATCGGAGTGGTCTGCGTCGCGCGCACCCGCCGGTCCCGCGATCTGCCGCTCGCGGCGCTGCCGCTGCTTCTCGGCGCCCATCAGATCATCGAGTCGTTCATCTGGCGCACCGGCGGCGGCACCGGCCCCGCCACGGTGGCCTGGGCCGTCATCGCCCTTCCGCTGCTGGCGCTCTGGGTGCCGTCGGCCGTGCTGAGCGCCGCGCCGCCGGGGGCCCGGCGCCGGCTGATGCTCCCCGTCGTGGTCGGCGCCGCGACCGCCGCCTCCCTCGCGTACCGTCTGGCCACCCGTCCCGTGACCGCAGAGATCCGCGGTCACACCCTCGGCTACGTCCTCGACCTTCCGCGCTCCGAACTGCTCGTCACGGGCTACCTCGTGGCCACGGTCGGCTCCCTGCTGCTCGCCGGTGACCGTCTGCTGCGGCTCCTCGGCTTCCTCGTCGCCGTCGGGGCCGCGATCTGCGCGACGCTGTGGCGGCTGGAGTTCATCTCCACCTGGTGCGCGTTCGCGGCGGTGTGCTCGGTCGTCCTGCTCGGCTGGACGCACCGTCGGCCGGTGACCGCGCGGACGCCGATGCCGCATCGATGA